CCACATTCCAACTACTAAGGacctgtttggcacggctcctcctgaggggcttctccggaggagccggagccgttttggaggagccacaaattgtggctcctccaaaacggctccggctcctctgttttttactgaaaaacggcttctccaagaaaacgtttggcaaggctcctctggaggagcaggagctggagccgaagaggagccctgccaaacaagccctaagtaCTAACCAGACTAGCACCAAGGAGGCAAGGACCACCTCAGCGGCTCAACCAGCCAATCGTTCTGTCGTCGTGTAAGAACACCACACATCCATTGCCTTCAAAAAAGACTTACTAGTACTATCACAACCAACTTTTGTCATGAGAACATCACGTATAACAACCTCTCATCAAAATTTTGTAAGTTTCAGACAATTAGTATTGACATGTAGAAAAAGCTAGAATCTGTCATATCAcgcaatagtttttttttttaccttgtAGAGCTGCTacctagcctaccccaacttgcttggcacTAAAAAGGATTTGTTACTGTTTTACTAGTCTTCTAGGGCTGCTAGTTACAGAGTGTAGCTCTTATGGAAGTAAATAAGTACTCCTGGAGTTGCTATATATCACATCTACAAGGGACCACAATAGAGAAGGGGGTATACAAACAAGATGAAGGTTGGTATTATCAGAATCCAGCATCTGTTGTGAAGTAATGTCTGTATTGGAAACTACTTAACTACTAGGTTACGTTACTTTCCCAGACAAAGCACCCCCACCCCAACCCCAACCCCAACCCCACCGCTTGCCCTCACCTTGTGTGAGAGCTTTCAGCAGTAGTTGGTTAGGCAACTTAAACCACTGCAATAAACCTGTACCTGCTCACTACATCTATTCGACTTGTGTAACTTGCCCAAAGCAGGATGCTTCCGTTTAAGAAGCATATATAGGTAAACCAttgatgtatagtatttatgcAACAAAGAAGTCATATAGCTTAATCATCTGCATAATCCTTCTCTATTCGTCACATGCCAAAGGCATATTTATGAGATCATTCCATAACCCATTATTAATTGTAGACTATCTACACCAGAGCAAAATAAATAGGCTTGATGTGACATTGAAAGGTATGAGACATGCCACATCGCCTGCTATGTGTTCCAGGCAATCTTCAAAATACTCGAGCTCCAATGCAAGAGCTCAACTAAGATGTTGATCCATTTGACACAGCTTAGTGCCATCTGTAAAATCAATTAAAGATTAACAGAGAGCACTATCTGCAAGTCATAAAAATTTATATGAATTTATTTATCATCACAGGCCCATCAATTGATTATGCGTTTCTTCAGATAAGGAAAATAATTATAGTGGATGACTGCCAACTGATAGTGACAAGGACAATAAAAGTTGACAGGAAGCACTCAGGTTTTTACAGGGTCAAGACAAACTAGAGCAGATGTTTCCTTCGTTTGTAACGAACTGAGGACAGTTAAAAATGTACGATCTTCACACCAATTTGTCAAGAAAAAGCATTTTACATGAAATGATCCTGGTACCATCAAATTCAATAGAGGCATTTTACACTCTCAGGGCATCGATATCTATTTAACTTCATGTAGAAAGCATGGTAAACAAGAAGGCATGTTTGCaggatgatttttttttaatttaaaaaaagACACTTTTCAGAAACTTTATGTGCCTATCATGTATGAACCAAAGTTCTAAAGGGGGCATGGCACCAAATTATTCCTGCTGTAAGGAATTAGCATAGGACCACTAATTGTTTGCAATACGTACATGACTAAAAGTATCATCAGATTGGACAATGGATTTGCAATTTCCATGATTGAGAACGACCAACTTAACCTAAAGAATATTAAAAATCCTAAGGCCTAGCGCTTGGGCAACAAATTACATGTAGTGATGTGGATTGTGTAGTAGAAAGCAGCCTTTCTGATTGATGTAAACAAAACTGTAGAGACAAAGCTCTCAGCTGAAGATATTTGATAGGAACAACAAATAAGACCCTTTCCGACAAGAAAATCAACCAAAACTCCAAAAAAGGGCAGGACAGAGTAAAAGGTCAAAGTATATAGTGGATGTCAAGTCGTCATCAAAGATTCAATTGTTCATAGATAGTTAAACAGTTAGCAGCAACCATCAATCTTGATCAACATTGGATTGGGCATCATCGTTAGACCTAAACACAGGAAAACACAAGTTAGGCATTGGAAAATTGGACTTGCTAGTTGTTAGGGGAAAACTATTTGGCAGTGTTTTGTTCGGAAGAACTTAAAAAGATTGACTGATGTGAACGTGAATTATTGAAGACAAGCCAATTGCCAGAGAAGTTTATTTTCAGTAGATTAAATGCCCAGTAAACTGTGATATTTAGCTAGTGATGCATAATTATGACTAACAAAAACCGAATGAAAGTGAATCTTATTGGAGTGAAACAAAAGTCAAGCAGGTGTCCAGAAATGAGGGGACTTACAAAACATACATCACAGAGGTGCGACGGAGTGTTGCGCATGAGAACTGGAAACATGCTACTTGACAACCCAGAGACAGTCGTCCAGTCAGACATGCCCATAACTGCAGGGGACCAAGGACCATCACTGTCTCAAACTGTGAAACATGTGGATGAATTCAGTTTTTAGTGATTCAGATCGCCGGAAATTAGCaggaggaaaagaagaagaaaaaaggctAATTTGACTGTCCTTCAGTCCTTTGTTTAAGGCCCAAACAGTTCTTAGGCCCATTTGGATTCCATACTAGGGCCATAAACTATGAAGCACACAGCTGATTGTTACAGCCTGATCCAAAAAAATACTACTAGATCATCACTGAAGTAATACTTGCGCTAGCCAGCAATCAGCAGGGTCTGGAAATCGCTGCAACTAAGCAAAAGCTTTCAACTTACAAGCAAACAAGAGGGAAACTCAACATGTCATAAGGTTGTGGTGCTACTGCAATCATTTCAATGTTTTTGGACTTGTCAGTTTATTATCTCAACAATGTTCATCAGGCAACAGAAAGTATATCAATCATCCTTTTTTTTAACGTAAAGTATATCAATCATCCTCAATATAAATAGATATATAATTTAAGTCTCTTGTAATTTTACATGTCAAGGTGCAATAGAACTAATTTAGGAAACTGCATGCATATAATATGGAATGAGGAaggagaaaaaaaggaaaattttCAGTTGTTATTAGTTGTATGAAATTATCAGTTAATTAAGTTGGAAAGTGTTCAGTTGTGTAAGAGACAAACTTCTCCAGTTTGCAAACACTGCTTTCATAGAATGCAACAGACATTTCAAACAAAAAATCCATTCACTGTTGTATATAACTTTCAATGTTTACAATCAAATTCAGATGATCAACATTTCTTGCAGATACAGTATACACTTAGTAGTAAAAAGGATGGCATTAGCATTCCAGTTAAATGAATAAAGTCTACTCCAGATTTTATCATATCTGCCACATATAATCAATTGGCGTTAACTGGTTAAGAAAATCCAGTTAACAATATGAGATGGAAATCTGCTCTACATTTCTATGACATCACAAAAACATGAATTGTGAAGACTGGTTAAGAACTTCAAGTTCTTATCTACAATGTATAACATCACCAGAAGTCTAAAACTACATTATACAAGGTTGTACTGTCAAATATCAGGATACAACACTGTTTGAACGTTGAAAGGTTGGTTTGTAGCCTAGTGGATGAACACAGCAATTCATAGGACCTATATTCTCTGCACAAAACATATACAGTGCTCGGGAGCACTTGTCCAGTGCATTGAGGACTTAAAACTCTAGAGCAGCTCAGGTACCTGAACTATCCAGGCCAGGAACATACCTGATATTTCTTTGTAAAAAAGATCAACTGTCTAAGTTATGAACATTGAACAGCATGTCACAGGTTTACAGCCTTCAACATTGACAAAAAGAAAATGCCTGTTTCCTTGTTTCAACATTACTTTAACAGAAAAGAGCAATCTGCTCTTAAGATGGTTTTATAGTTCATAAAAATATGAGCAGGTTCACATACTAGAAAGGTACTTGTTATAAACTCATAGAATTTCAAGACACTTGGTGGTACAGAACTGAATACAACAAATGTTCTCAAGCATGTTTAAGCAGATACAGATACAAACATCCATTGTATCAGATAAAAAGAAAGTAAAGAAATATACCTTGCCCCCTCTACGCTAGAGCCAGGTTTGCATTTGAATCTACAGATCTATCATTTGCTAATGGGGGAGTTAAAACAGAGGAAAACCCTCTTCTCAATTTCTGAAGTCATGATCCCTAGGCAGCTCAAACTTGGCAAAGCAGGATACTTATCAGGCTGCCTTCCCTACATTAGTGAAATGGGAGGTGGAATGGTACTTAGGAAAATACATGTCATGTAGCACCTGGCCTCAAGCAACTTTATTCTGAGAGAGTGGTGCTGAGTCTCCCATCTTGAGACCTGAAAGAACCATCCACGTAATACAAGATCATTCCATCTGATAGTCTGATCACAGCTTGTCCGTCAACCGAATCATGAAAGAACTGACAGCAACAACATCCAGAACAATCCATGATGACTCAAACATGTCATGGAAATAGTCTGCACCGATCTCCTCTGCCGCTGATCTGAATGCGTTACCAAAGGCATTACCCTGAGCAGCCCCAAGCCTTGGTTTTCCACATACTAACAACCAGTACCTTCTCAGGCTCCTTTGCTAAGCAAGCACAGATTAGCGGCTTCATCCTTGCACCTCTTTCCTTCAGCGCATCCATCAGAAAGAAGCAGAACTTGGTAAGCACCTGTGGGTGGCAAAGCTTGATAGTGTCCACAGGGTCATCAAGCTTGACCCACCGGAACTTCTTGGCACTCCGTATAAACCCTGTCTTAGTAATGGCCGAGCTTCCTTGCCTCAAAATTGCCCTCTGAATCTCAATTGCAGACTGCATCCCTTTCTGCAACTGATCAACATTGCTCAGCGACAATGCTGAGTATGCAGCCCAAAACTGCTCGGCAGCAGAGGACTCCTTTGAGCCCTTGGACTCGGCATTCAGCGATTCAAGCAACGCCGTGACACCATACACAACGTCTGCAGCCGATACCGTGGACCTGTACCCTCAAGAAGCTCCGGTAGTAGAACTCGGTGAGCCCGTACTCAGGCTGCAAGCGGTCAAACCCGTCCGGATCTTGCGCTTGACCTCCATGCTCATGTACTGGAAGCTCTTCTGGCAGTCGGCGAGCGGGAACCCCATCCTGGCGAGCAACAGCTTGAGCTTCTTGAGGCCGTTGTCGGTCCACGTCCTGAGCTTGGTGGCGACGTAGGAGGAGCAGAGCATGGAGTCGAAGAGGCTCCACTCCCGCAGCAGCATGAGCCGCGGCTCGTCCTCGTAAGCGATGCGGACGCCTCGGGCGCGCGGACCTTGGTGCCGTCCTTGAGCGTGACGACCGCGCCGGCGCCCGACGGGTCGAGGTTGCCCGAGCCGTTGACGTGCTGCTCCAGCTCCATGACCGCCGCCTGGTACCGCTCGTTGGTGATGCGGTTGTGGACGAACTGGTCGGTGAGCGCGACGCAGGCGAGCCAGAGGAGCTCGCTGGTGTTGCGGCGCAGCGCGTGGGCCAGCTCGTACATGAGGCACCCCGACGGCTTGCCGTGGAACGTGCTCAGGCGGTAGTACTCCCGCCGCAGCCTCCCGAACATCCTCACGGGGTCGGCGCCGGCGTCGTCGGAGAGCCGTGGCCTCTtcctcctgccgccgccgccgcggacatCCTCGTCGGCGTCGGAGTCCTCCGAGTCGGATTCGGAGGCGTCGGAGCCAGAAGCCGCGCGGAGgggggcggcgtcggcgtcgcccTGGGCGGTGAGGTCGGAGGCGTCGGCGAGCGCGGCGAGGTCGAAGTCGTAGGAGAGGTCCGCGGAGCGGTCGTCGTCGGCGGTGAAGAGGATGACGACGCGACCATTCCGTGCGCAGAGGTTGTGGAGGTGGACGGGGCGGTGGGAGTCGACGACGAAGGCGGTGGCGGTGTCTGGCAGGACGGCGCTCACCAGGTCCCGGTGCGCGCCCCAGTTGATGAGGACGAGGCAGAGCGGCTCGGAGGCCGAGGCGGAGAAGGAGGCGAGGAGggccctggcggcggcggcggaggcgacggggtagACGGAGTCGGCGGCGAGGACGTGCGCGAGCGCCCGCACCGCGCAGAGCGAGTCGGCGTCGGCGGCCGACGGGAGGATCAGGAGCGGCGACGAGGaggagcccgccgccgccgcggccgcgcggAGGCGCACGTAGAAGGCGTCGACGCGTAGCTCGCGCACCATCGCCGCAGCGTCAACCAACCGAGGTCGGGATTGGGGAACGGTGGCAACTGGCAAGTAtgtttttctcaaaaaaaaaaaaaaaaaaaactggcaaGTATGTGCTCGCTTATTGGCTGCTAAGGTTAACAGTGAGTCAGTGATCGAAGTCCGTCAGCAGGGGCGGAGCCGGAAGTTTTTGAGAGCCCGGGCAATCTCACTGCACAAAGATATttacttaggccccgtttagataaaaaatttttggattttggctaccgtaccattttcgtttgtatttggcaattagtgtctaattatggactaattaggttcaatagtttcgtctcacgatttctcatccaattgtgcaattaattttttttttcgtctacatttagtactccatgcatatgccgtaagatttgatgtgacgtaTACTGCGTAAAAAATTTTGAAATCTAAACAGACCCTTAGCAAATTATAATATTTTTTTTGATATATAGGAATTTTTCTTTTGAAATTAGCCGAGGAGCCCGGCCGGCCGGTTCACAGGGGCGGCTCACAGGCTCCAGGGAGATTATTTCTGCTTGATGATTTCTTGTCGCCTCTTTTTTTTGTGTGTAATTTTAATTTTGTTTACTTGTTTCCAAATTAAGGTTCCATCCGTCCATGGGTATACAAATGCAAGCAGCATGTAGATACCTCATTCATCATAGTGTGTTGTTCGTCTCTAGATCTATTGTTGCTGCAGGGCAAATTGGCTGAGTGCAGTTCGATGTTGACTACGCCGGGCACCCACGTGTCAGGAGGATCCTAGAGTCCTGCCGCAGCCGCCAGATCCGTGGGGCGGTGGCACCTCGGCCGGGACGTAGTTAAGTCTATTCGGAGGCCGTattgtatcgtggattatttactgctggctgatttggtgtgagagaaaaacactgttttcagctggaaatttacgatcgtttacgagcaagcgaacagactgcGCGAGGACCCGAAACTCGGTTTAGAGCGCGTCGGGCGCCGGTTCGTGGCGTTCGGCGTCGCACccggcggcgcgtgcgcacggcGCGCATAGGGAGGGAGGCCTGGTGGACGGCGCAGTGCACTACACCCGCCTTGCACGCTGCTCCACTACGCGCGTGTGCCTGCCCTGCGACATCCGCAATGTCCGGTGCGATACCCTGAATTTTATGGTCAACATACTAGAAAAGACTTCTGCTGCCGAGCACAAGACTGTTAAGGAAGAACCCGCTAGTAGAAGGGGTCCTGGTGGTGATGGGGATGATATTGCTGCTGATGGAGCAGCAAACACGTACCACAGGGTATGGATGCTCGACTTGTTTTTAATTCCTTCTTGACGCAGCTCTACGTGGTCTAAGAGAATTAGTTTGTTACTCCTTGGTGATAAGCATTGTGATACTATGCCATTTCACTGCATTATTACCAGGGGCAACATTTCAGATGTATTGAATTCTCAATATAAGAAAGGTGGTGAGAAGAGTAATAAGAGGAAGAGGACAGAAGGTAAGAAATAAGCTAATCACAAAACTTATGATTCCTATGAGCTTTCTTAATTCCCTGCATTACACTTCATATGTAATGTTGTTTTCAGAAGATCTTTTGGGTAAAATACGGTGTTGGGAAAGGCTAGTGATGTTACCAGACAGTTCTGTTAAGTGGTCTGACTATAGCAGCTATCTTGAGGAGTATTATGAACGCAATGCTTCTGggttcgttgctgctgctgctgcaaaaaaaaaaaatccgcaAAATGCCACTATTACTGACATGGGTGCTGCTGTTGCCAAATTTGTTAGTAACCCTCTTGCATCTTTACTAAACCACCAATGATCTTACTGAAGCTGTTTGTGTAACATATTTCAAACTCGCAATTTTTTCAATTAGTGTCTCAAGATGGAGGAGGAACTCGTGTCCGCGTGGAATACTCGAGTGTTCCGTAGGTTCGATGACCACCTTGCAGTCAACACTATCATTGAGAGTTGCCTGATCAAGGAGCATGCACTTTCGATGGGTTGAATTGTATCTTCCTTCTGCCATTGCTTTTGTGGTATGTGCGCCTACCTTGCCTGAACAGACCAAATAaaacatgtttttttttaattttaccgTTGTAATGCTATTCTCTTTTGAATCCTAGTGACTGAATTTGTGCTGCTGTTAAGAAAAAAATAGCTAAAATGAGGAGGTGGGGGCTGGAAATCATGCTTGAAAGCTACTCATTGTCACAAATTAAGTGCAATCATCTTGTCTCTTTCATGTAATCTTGAAATAATACTACCTGGAGTCCTGAACGGTGTTTGGATTTGGCAGCTGCACAAACTGGTGCAAATTTTTATAATCAGGGTATGGTATTGTTTTTGACTAATGCCTAGCATTGGTTTCAAGTGTATTACCAGGGAGGCTGAACTGATGTGTGAGACGCTGAAGCATGGTGCTAAGCCTTCTTATGAATACATCCAGCTGAGCAGCGTGATCCGCATGTGCGCCTTGGGCCTTGTGAACCTCAAAGGGAACCAATCTATTGCTTCTGCCGCTGCAATTATGGTTAGTGCCTACCTGCCTCCTGTCAAAATGTGCTAAATTTTAACAAGTATCGATCCATTTCTGTTCTGTAAATCACCTACTCATGTTGGCACTGCTGGTTGCAAAATGATGGATGTCAAGGGTATGGCAAATGAGGCAAAAATGATATGTGATTGGATGAAGAGAGAGAACAAGCTTGTTACCTTCAGCTTGTCAGAGCCTCAGGGGCTCGAGGAGTGCTGCCTGATCCGGTAGAAAGCCCTGAATGCTATGACCAGCATATTGCATGAGTCTTCCGTTCCTTCTTCCAAGGTTAGTGGAAAATATATATAGCTGTATGTCTTTTCTGGTCCATCGAAATACTGATACCATAGCCGTGACTAGTACATGATTTTTCTTTTTGGCCTCGTTCGCTCGGAGGAATTCTGGa
This sequence is a window from Miscanthus floridulus cultivar M001 chromosome 10, ASM1932011v1, whole genome shotgun sequence. Protein-coding genes within it:
- the LOC136487543 gene encoding LOW QUALITY PROTEIN: uncharacterized protein (The sequence of the model RefSeq protein was modified relative to this genomic sequence to represent the inferred CDS: inserted 6 bases in 4 codons), translated to MVRELRVDAFYVRLRAAAAAAGSSSSPLLILPSAADADSLCAVRALAHVLAADSVYPVASAAAARALLASFSASASEPLCLVLINWGAHRDLVSAVLPDTATAFVVDSHRPVHLHNLCARNGRVVILFTADDDRSADLSYDFDLAALADASDLTAQGDADAAPLRAASGSDASESDSEDSDADEDVRGGGGRRKRPRLSDDAGADPVRMFGRLRREYYRLSTFHGKPSGCLMYELAHALRRNTSELLWLACVALTDQFVHNRITNERYQAAVMELEQHVNGSGNLDPSGAGAVVTLKDGTKVRAPEAXRIAYEDEPRLMLLREWSLFDSMLCSSYVATKLRTWTDNGLKKLKLLLARMGFPLADCQKSFQYMSMEVKRKIXDGFDRLQPEYGLTEFYYRSFLXGYRSTVSAADVVYGVTALLESLNAESKGSKESSAAEQFWAAYSALSLSNVDQLQKGMQSAIEIQRAILRQGSSAITKTGFIRSAKKFRWVKLDDPVDTIKLCHPQVLTKFCFFLMDALKERGARMKPLICACLAKEPEKVLVVXVCGKPRLGAAQGNAFGNAFRSAAEEIGADYFHDMFESSWIVLDVVAVSSFMIRLTDKL